DNA from candidate division KSB1 bacterium:
CGGCGTATGGCATCGAAACGATGGTGGTGCCGCCAGTTGTGCGTTTCGGTGCCGTGAAGTCGCGGCGGCGCGGCTTGGTACTGCTCAGCACCCGCTACTTGGAGCCCATCTACGACGTGGCTACGATCTTGAAGGCGTTCGTTAGGGTGCAGGCAGCTTTCCCTAATGCACGGCTGATAGTGGCCGGATCTGGGAGTCAACAACGGAGCCTACAGGGCTTTGCGCTCGAGCATGATCTTCGGGTGAAGTTCACCGGACACTTGGAGGCTGGAGAGATAGAGCGCCTGCTCAGCCAAGGAAGCTTCTATCTCAACGCCGCCCTGGTGGACAATTTCCCCACCTCGGTGCTGGAGGCGATGAACGCAGGAACCATGGTCATCACCACACCGGTGGGAGAGTTGCCCAGGTTGATGGTGCACGGGACCCATGGTTTGTTTTTTGTCCCGGGCGACGCAGAATCCCTCGCGAATACTGTGCTTTACGCCCTGAGCCATGAGGAAGTGGCTGCGCGATGCCGCGAGGAGGGGCAAAAGCTGGCAAGGTCTTTCACCTGGGACCGAGTCCGTGCAGACTACCTGCGACTGTTACGCCTGAACGGGATGTCCGAAGAGCGGCGTAGAGAAAGAGGCAGTCTGGAGCATTAATGAGAAGGGAGCGATGATGTTCGACCCTGTGACCATTGCAAAAGGGGGGATCTACGTCATAGTGAAACGGTACACGGGCCGCTTCGCTCAATACTGGAAGCAGTTGATGGAAAGCCAGTGGTACGACGAGGGTCGGCTCCGCGAGCTGCAGAATGACTTCTTGCGTGCCCTGGTGGCCCATTGCTATGAGCATGTGCCCTATTACACGGAGCTTTTTCGTTCCTTAGGTCTCCATCCGACCGATATACAAACGGTCGAGGATTTGCCGAAACTCCCTTTGTTGGAGAAGGAGACTCTCAGAGGGCAGGAGGAGCGGTTTGTTGCGCGAGGCAGGCCGCGTTGGCTATTGCGAAGGGCGCACACCAGTGGTACCACCGGCAAGCCCCTCACCGTTTACCGTGATTTGGACAACGTGGTCTACGAGTATGCCACGTTGCAGCGACAGTGGTTGTGGGGAGGTCTCCGGAGCAGCGATCGCCTGGCCACTTTGAAAGGGGAGAAGCGCGTGCCGGCAGATCGCAATAAGCCTCCCTTCTGGCGATATAGCCCCTCCGAGCGAAAGCTGGTCATGTCCTCCTACCACTTGTCGCGACGGAATGCGGAGGCGTACATCGAGGCGCTGCGCACGTTCAAACCCGCCGGGCTGGAGGGGTACCCCTCCTCCATCTATGCCCTGGCGCGGTTCATGGCCGAACAGGGCATCACCCTGCCGCTCCGGGCTGTGTTCACCACCTCGGAGACGCTCGAACCCCGCCAGCGGCGGCTCATTGAGGAGGTCTTCTGCTGCAGGGTCTTTGACTACTACGGCCAGGCCGAGCGGGTGGTGGCCATCCATACATGCGAACAAGGCAGGTACCATGTGCTGCCGGAATATGGTATTGCGGAGTTCCTACCAGTAGAGGGCGCAGAAGGAGGCAAGGTGTACGAGCTGGTAGGCACCGGGCTGCATAATTTTGCCATGCCGCTCCTCAGATATCGGCTCGGGGACACGCTTCGGATTTCAGGAGAGAGATGCCCGTGCGGCCGCTCGTACCCCACGGTGGAAGCGATTATGGGCCGACGGGACAACTACCTGGTAACACCCAGTGGTGCCCTGATTGGCCGCCTGGACCACGTGTTCAAAGGTGCTCGGCACATCGTGGAAGCGCAACTGGTGCAGGATGTGGTGGATCGCGTCGAGGTGCGCATCGTGCCCGACCGAGGCTTTGAAACCAGCGACGCGGACTATGTGCGGCGAAAGCTGCAAGAGCGGGTCGGGTCACGCATGCAGGTGTCTGTTCGCATTGTGGAGCGCATACCGCGGAGCAAAGCGGGAAAGTTTCGGGCGGTGGTGTCCAGGGTGCGAAGCTAAATCGTGGCAATTGGGATGCGGATGTGAGGAGGTGTGGGTATGCGGATCAGCGTGTTTGGCCTCGGCTATGTGGGGTGTGTGTCGGCCGGCTGTTTTGCCGAAGATGGGCA
Protein-coding regions in this window:
- a CDS encoding glycosyltransferase family 4 protein, yielding MGQKRHRVLFVSLFPPRVGGLALQSELLAHYLQKEGVEVQKANAHYARSYQGTLGKVAKAGAQVTALIRASNRGAKEVDQIVAAGCSWWGFMPVVVALIMGRRYGKPVSVIYHGGAAGRFLRVHHWWVGPMLRMADALAVNSHFLREEFAAYGIETMVVPPVVRFGAVKSRRRGLVLLSTRYLEPIYDVATILKAFVRVQAAFPNARLIVAGSGSQQRSLQGFALEHDLRVKFTGHLEAGEIERLLSQGSFYLNAALVDNFPTSVLEAMNAGTMVITTPVGELPRLMVHGTHGLFFVPGDAESLANTVLYALSHEEVAARCREEGQKLARSFTWDRVRADYLRLLRLNGMSEERRRERGSLEH